One Primulina huaijiensis isolate GDHJ02 chromosome 8, ASM1229523v2, whole genome shotgun sequence genomic region harbors:
- the LOC140982926 gene encoding phytolongin Phyl1.1 isoform X2 → MDKRTFCFLMDDVYVYFAVASECVGNSGVLRFLNKLRDEFRRMAKSGGGSFSRSLTNSNSLCLQEQLLPVVSHLVNFFSETVTDRSAENGPSSICNIANGQEHIECGSSSKAPLLGKLNKQEKKKKKMPKDHVISVRGDIEIEEYRSSNERVVNAESVSLDSIHQGGGRDLASPLRKDLNTARVRLSSQNLHKKWCMQVRIVLAIDAAVCVVLFVIWLVICHGTKCIS, encoded by the coding sequence ATGGATAAAAGGACTTTCTGTTTTTTGATGGATGATGTTTATGTCTACTTTGCGGTAGCAAGTGAATGTGTTGGCAACTCGGGAGTTTTAAGATTTCTTAACAAGTTGAGGGATGAATTCAGGAGGATGGCTAAAAGTGGCGGTGGTTCTTTTAGCAGAAGCCTGACGAATTCCAACTCGCTCTGTCTGCAGGAGCAATTGCTTCCGGTTGTTTCCCACTTGGTTAATTTTTTCTCAGAGACCGTTACAGATAGGTCAGCAGAAAATGGCCCTTCATCAATATGTAATATCGCCAATGGACAGGAGCACATTGAATGTGGTTCTTCCTCTAAAGCCCCTTTACTTGGGAAGTTAAATAAAcaagagaagaagaaaaagaagatgcCAAAGGATCATGTAATTTCTGTGCGAGGAGATATTGAGATAGAGGAGTATAGGAGCTCCAATGAAAGAGTAGTGAATGCTGAGTCGGTAAGTCTGGATTCTATCCATCAAGGAGGAGGCAGAGATTTAGCTTCTCCATTGCGGAAGGATTTGAACACAGCAAGGGTTAGGCTGAGTTCCCAAAATCTACATAAAAAGTGGTGCATGCAAGTAAGAATTGTTCTTGCCATTGATGCTGCAGTTTGTGTTGTTCTCTTTGTGATTTGGTTGGTTATATGCCATGGTACAAAGTGCATTAGCTGA
- the LOC140982926 gene encoding phytolongin Phyl1.1 isoform X1, whose translation MTAVRETISFCCISKGGQILFKYNNCGEYEIENLAAICVERTPPYHKWYFQTMDKRTFCFLMDDVYVYFAVASECVGNSGVLRFLNKLRDEFRRMAKSGGGSFSRSLTNSNSLCLQEQLLPVVSHLVNFFSETVTDRSAENGPSSICNIANGQEHIECGSSSKAPLLGKLNKQEKKKKKMPKDHVISVRGDIEIEEYRSSNERVVNAESVSLDSIHQGGGRDLASPLRKDLNTARVRLSSQNLHKKWCMQVRIVLAIDAAVCVVLFVIWLVICHGTKCIS comes from the coding sequence ATGACAGCAGTTCGAGAGACTATTTCTTTTTGCTGCATATCAAAGGGCGGtcaaattttattcaaatataataattgCGGGGAGTATGAGATAGAAAATTTGGCTGCAATCTGCGTGGAGAGGACTCCTCCATATCACAAATGGTATTTTCAAACCATGGATAAAAGGACTTTCTGTTTTTTGATGGATGATGTTTATGTCTACTTTGCGGTAGCAAGTGAATGTGTTGGCAACTCGGGAGTTTTAAGATTTCTTAACAAGTTGAGGGATGAATTCAGGAGGATGGCTAAAAGTGGCGGTGGTTCTTTTAGCAGAAGCCTGACGAATTCCAACTCGCTCTGTCTGCAGGAGCAATTGCTTCCGGTTGTTTCCCACTTGGTTAATTTTTTCTCAGAGACCGTTACAGATAGGTCAGCAGAAAATGGCCCTTCATCAATATGTAATATCGCCAATGGACAGGAGCACATTGAATGTGGTTCTTCCTCTAAAGCCCCTTTACTTGGGAAGTTAAATAAAcaagagaagaagaaaaagaagatgcCAAAGGATCATGTAATTTCTGTGCGAGGAGATATTGAGATAGAGGAGTATAGGAGCTCCAATGAAAGAGTAGTGAATGCTGAGTCGGTAAGTCTGGATTCTATCCATCAAGGAGGAGGCAGAGATTTAGCTTCTCCATTGCGGAAGGATTTGAACACAGCAAGGGTTAGGCTGAGTTCCCAAAATCTACATAAAAAGTGGTGCATGCAAGTAAGAATTGTTCTTGCCATTGATGCTGCAGTTTGTGTTGTTCTCTTTGTGATTTGGTTGGTTATATGCCATGGTACAAAGTGCATTAGCTGA